The nucleotide window TTGACCAGAAGGTTGTTTTGCAGGGAACCTGGCTGAGTTGGGTGGCATCACAGATCTACCTGCTGCGTCCGGCGGCGTACGCCAGCATGGTCAGAAGAGAGCTCGCGCGCTTGCAGGAACCTTCTGAAAAATAATCCTCGCCCCTCGAAAGCAGAAACCTCTACTACAGTCAGTTGACTGAGTATTCAGAGGCTTGCGGTCTTCTTTGTCAGGCCATCCTGCTATTGCTGTGAACAGCGCGAGGTGCAAGAGCATGAAGGGATTTCGACGGTTACTGGCCGCTACCCTGGCCACGTTCGGCGTGTTGGCTTCACCCGTTTCGGTGTTCGCTACCCAGGCGCCGATCCACTTCGCCGACCTGAACTGGGAAAGCGGCAGCCTGATCACCGAGACTTTGCGGATCATCGTCGAGAAGGGCTACGGCTTGCCGACCGACACCTTGCCGGGAACGACCATTACCCTGGAAACCGCACTGGCCAACAATGACATTCAGGTCATTGGCGAAGAGTGGGCGGGCCGCAGTCCGGTCTGGGTCAAGGCTGAGGCCGAGGGCAAAGTCGTGAGCCTGGGCGATACGGTCAAGGGCGCCACCGAGGGCTGGTGGGTGCCGGAGTATGTGATCAAGGGCGACCCGGCCAAGGGCATCAAGCCGCTGGCGCCGGGCCTGCGCAGTGTCAGTGATCTGCCGCGCTACAAGGACGTGTTCAAAGACCCGGAAACCCCGAGCAAGGGGCGCTTCCTCAACAGCCCGATCGGCTGGACCTCGGAAGTGGTCAACAAGCAGAAGCTCAAGGCGTATGGGCTGGACGACAGCTACGTGAACTTTCGCAGTGGTTCGGGGGCAGCGCTGGATGCGGAGATCAGTTCGTCGATTCGTCGCGGCAAGCCGGTCCTGTTCTATTACTGGTCTCCGACGCCGTTGCTCGGCCGCTTCAAATTGATTCAGCTGCAAGAGCCGCCGTTCGACGCCGAAGCCTGGAAAACCCTGACCGAAGCCGATAACCCCAACCCGAAACCGACTCGCTCGCTGCCCTCGAAGCTGTCCATCGGCGTGTCCGCGCCTTTTCAGAAACAGTACCCGCAGATAGTCGAGTTCTTCAGCAAGGTCGATTTGCCGATCGAGGCGTTGAACAAGGCCCTAGCGGACATGAGCGAAAAACACACCCCGCCACGCCAGGCGGCGCAGGCGTTCATGAAGGCGTACCCGCAGGTGTGGCAAGCCTGGGTGCCCAAGGAAGTGGCGGACAAAGTCTCTGCCGAGTTGAAATGAACCGATTTATGTACACGCGGGAATTCCCGGATGTACATAAAGCCCGTAGGAGCGCGCGTGCAGCCGAGCTACCGTCGATAACGAATGCCCTTACAAAAACACCCAATGAAGTTCATCCTGCTGCAACATTTCACACCGGATGTCTGAATATGAGCCTATTGGTCGCGCAATGGATTGCTGTAATTTTTTTATTCATCAGCCTGGTCCACCTGTATTGGGCCGCAGGTGGCAAGTGGGGCAGCGAGGCAGCGGTGCCACGAGTGCCCGGGGAGGGCGGCGAGGAGTCAAAGCCCGCATTCAAGCCGTCGGGTTTTGCCACGTTGCTGGTGGCGGTGGGTTTGCTGCTGATCGCGATGCTGGTGTGCCTGCGGGTCGGGCTGTACCTGCCCACGGTGCATCACTGGTCGTTGCAATGGGTGATCAGCGCGATCGCCATGCTGATGTTCGCCCGGGCGATCGGCGATTCGAATTTGATGGGGTTCTTCAAGCAGGTCAAGGACTCCAAGTTTGCCCGGCTGGATACTTGGGCCTATTCGCCATTGTGTGTGGTGTTGGGAGCCGGATTGTTGGCAGTGGCCTGGATTTGAGGTTGACCGGGCTATCGCCTTCGCGAGCAAGCCCGCTTGTGTCTTGCGCAGGAGTTAGACTGAGGGTGAGAGCGATGAGGCCCGCCCAATCAGCAAAAACTTCTGAACTTAACTCCCACTTTCCGTACGCCGACTACTCACCTCCGCCGGCACATCATCCCCGGCCATGCGCTTGCGAAACAGCGCCGCCCGGGCCAGCAGCAGCGTGGTCACCGGCACGGTGATCGACAACAGAATCGGAATCAGCCAGGCATGCAGCACCGGCCCTGACTTGAGCGCCGAAAAATAAATGATCGACGCCAGTGCCACGCACCATGCGCCCAAGGTCGAAGCCAGTGCCGGTGGGTGCATGCGTTGGAAGTAATCCTTCATTCGCAGCAACCCGACCGCGCCGATCAGCGCAAACAGGCTGCTGAGCACCAGCAGAATCGCCACCGCAATTTCCACCCACAAAGACAGTTCAGTGCTCATTCGATCACCTCGCCGCGCAGCAGGAATTTGGCCAGGGCAAACGAGCCGACGAAGCCGAACAGGGCAATCAACAGCGCCGCCTCGAAGTAAGTGTCGCTGGCATAACGGATGCCTAGCGCGAGCATCATCAGCATGGCGACGATGTACAGGTAATCCAGGGCCAGAACCCGGTCTTGGGCCGACGGGCCCTTGAACAGGCGGATCAGGGTCAGAATCATCGCCACCGAAAAGAGGAACAGACTCAGCAGGATCGCGTTTGACAGCAATGCGCTCATTCGAAGATCTCCATCAAGGGGCGCTCGTAGGTCGCCTTGAAGTGCTGGATGAATTGGCTTTCGTCATCCAGATCGAAAACGTGCAGCAACAGAATGCTGCGATCCAGTGCCAGCTCCGACCAGACCGTGCCGGGAATCACCGTGCAGATGATCGACAGCGCCGCCAGGCCGTTGGCATCGCGCAAGTCCAGCGGCACCTTGATGAACCGCGAGCGAGGTGCACGCCGCCCGGCATTGAGCACGCCCCAGGCCACGGCGAGGTTGGACACCAGCACATCGCGTCCGACCAGCAAGAACAAACGCAGGATCACCCCGGGGCGACGTATGCGAATCGGCAGCGGCCGCAGTTTGCGCATCATCAGCGGCGCACAGATACCAAGTACCGCGCCCAACAGCACATTGCCGGGGCTCATCGACAGGTTCAACACCAGCCACAACAGCCACAGCGCCAACGACAACCACGGTGCAGGAAACAGACGCTTCATGGTTGCACCTCCACCCGTGCTGCGCTGGCTTGCGGGCTCGCAATTGCACGGGTGCCAAGCACCGCCATCACGTATTGCTGAGGATTATTCAACGCCTGCGCAGCCGCTTGGGTGTAACGCAGCAGCGGTTCAGCCTTGAACGTCAGCGCAATGCTCAGCCCCAGCAGAACGACGATCGGCACGCATTCCAGGCGGCGCAGCAAGGGTGACGGCCGCTCTTGCGGGGCCCAGAAACGCTGGATGCCCAAACGCGAGAAAGCGATCAACGAGGCCAGGCCGGACAGGATCAACAACGTCAGCAAACCCCACGCACCGTTCGAAACCGGTTCGTCGCCGCCATTACCCAGGCCCAGCGGATTGAGCAGGGCGCTGAGCAGGCTGAGTTTGCCGATAAACCCGGACAGTGGCGGCATGCCGATGATCAGCAAGGCGCAGGCGATGAAGCTCAGACCGAGGAAGGCCATGGTCCAGGGAATCACTTGGCCGACCACGACTTTCTGGTCGTCATCGAGGTTGATGCCTTTGGGTGGCTGCAAGGACTCCAGAGGCCGTGGCAGCAGCTCGCCGTCATCGAACAAAGGCATTTCGTTGGCCGAACGCGAACGCTCGATCAACTCGGCCAGCAAGAACAGTGCACTCAAGGCCAGGGTCGAGCTGACCAGATAGAACAACGCCGCGCCGATCAGGTTCGGCTGGGCGAAACCGATGGCCGATAACAGGATGCCGGCCGACACCAGAATGCTCAGGCTGGCCATGCGTTCCAGGCGTTGCGCGGCGAGGATCGCCACGGCGGCGCAGACGATGGTCGCCATGCCGCCGTAGATCAGCCAGTCGCCACCGAAGTACGCGGATGCCCCGGCCTGGCCGGAGAACAGCAGCGTCCACAGGCGCAGCAAGGTGTAGACGCCAACCTTGGTCATGATCGCAAACATCGCCGCCACTGGCGCGCTGGCCGCGGAATAGGCCGGCACCAGCCAGAAGTTCAGCGGCCACATCCCGGCCTTGGCCAGGAACGCCACCGCCAGAATTGCCGCACCGGCATGCAGCAAGCCGCGATCGGCCTCCGACACCAGCGGGATCTTCAGCGCCAGGTCGGCCATGTTCAGCGTGCCGGTGACGCCGTAGATCAGCGCCGCGCCAATCAGAAACAGCGACGAGGCCAGCAGGTTGATCGAGATGTAATGCAGCCCCGACGACACCCGCGCCCGGCCCGAACCGTGCAGCATCAGCCCGTAAGAGGCGGCGAGCAGCACTTCGAAAAACACGAACAGGTTGAACAGGTCTGCCGTGAGGAAGGCGCCGTACAGGCCCATCAACTGAATCTGGAACAGCGCGTGGAAGCTTGAACCGGCCCCGTCCCAACGGGCCATGGCGAATAGCAGCGCGCTGACGCCGATGATCCCGGTCAGCACCAGCATCAACGCCGACAGGCGATCGACCACCAGCACGATGCCGAATGGCGCCTGCCAGTTGCCCGGCAGGTACACGCCGATGGAGCCGGGCACGCCGGTGGTTTGCGTCCATTGCAGCAACATCACGGCAATGCCCAGCCCCAGCAGGCTGGAGAACAGGTTGATTTTGGCCTTTAACGGGCGGTGTTTCTCGCCCAGCATCAGCATCACGGCGGCGGTCAGCAGCGGCAGCAGAATCGGTGCGACGATCAGGTGGGTCATCGCCATCATTCTTTAGGCTCCCGGCCATCCACATGGTCGGTACCGGTCAGGCCCCGGGAGGCGAGCAGCACCACCAGGAACAGCGCGGTCATGGCGAAGCTGATGACGATCGCGGTCAGCACCAGTGCTTGCGGCAGCGGGTCGGTGTAGTGCAGCAAATCCTGAGGCACGCCGTCCTTGATGTTCGGCTCCTTGCCGATGAACAGGCTGCCCATGCTGAAGATGAACAGGTTGACGCCGTAGGACAGCAGGCACAGGCCCATGACCACCTGGAACGTCCGTGGCCGCAGTATCAGCCACACGCCGGACGCGGCCAGCACACCGATGGCGATTGCGATGACTTCTTCCATCAAATGGCTCCTTGCATGACGACGGCTTTGGCCACGGGCCTGGTTTGCGCGTTGGTTTTATGACCGCGTACCGATTGGTGGGCGAGGGCGGTCAGGATCAACAGGGTCGAACCGACCACCACGGCGTACACGCCAATGTCGAAGAACAGCGCACTGGCGATGTGAATGTCGCCCAGCAGCGGCAGTTCGAAATGCCAGGTGTGGGTAGTCAGGAACGGATACCCGGCCGCCATCGCCCCAAGCCCGGTGACGGTGGCGAACAGCAGCCCGGTGCCCATCCAGCGCAGCGGGCGCAGGCTCATTTGCGCTTCGACCCATTGGGTGCCGGCGACCATGTATTGCAGGATGAACGCCACCGACATCACCAGACCGGCGACGAAACCGCCACCCGGTTGGTTGTGCCCGCGCAGGAACAGGTAGACCGACACCACAAACGCAATCGGCAGCAGCAGACGGACCAGCACCGCTGGCACCATCATGAAACCGAGCGCGGTGTCGCTGGCGTGACGCGGGTTGACCAGATCGGTGACCACATCGGGCGCCAACAGACGCTGTTGGGCTGGCAGTTGCAGGCTTTCTTTCGGTGGGCGGAAGCGTCGCAGCAGGGCGAACACGGCCAGGGCCACCGCCACCAGCACGGTGATTTCGCCGAGGGTGTCGAAGCCACGGAAGTCCACCAGCATCACGTTGACCACGTTGCTGCCGCCGCCTTCGGGCAGGGCGCGACTGAGGTAGAACGAGGAAATATCGTTGGGCGTCTGGCGTGTCAGCATCGCGTAGGACAGCAGCGCCATGCCACCACCGACCGCGATCGACAGCAGCAAGTCGCGAACCCGCCGCACCCGCGCCTTGCGCAGGCTGCTCGGCAACGGCGATACCTCTTCGATCCGTCGCGGCAACCAGCGCAGACCGAGGAGGATCAGCACCATGGTCACCACCTCGACCGCCAGTTGCGTCAGGGCCAGATCCGGCGCCGAGAACCAGACGAAGGTCACGCAGGTCATCAGGCCGCAGACGCTGACCATGGTCAGGGCCGCGAGCCGGTGATATTTGGCTTGCCAGGCTGCGCCGAGGGCGCAGGCAATCGCCAGCAGCCAGAGGATCACGAACACGATCGAGCCCGGAATTTTCGCCCGGTCGCCCCAGCTCAGGCTGCTGTGCAGCATCGGGATCAACCCGGCCAGCACCGCGGCGAGCACCACCACAAACAGTTGGGTTTGCAGGCGCTTGGTGCTGATCCGCCGCTCCAGTCGCCGGGCCAGACGCATCATGATCACCAGGCTGCGCTCGAACAGGCGCTTGCCGTTGAAGTGGTGGATCACCGGCGGGTGCATGAAGCGCCCGCGCTTGAGCTGATTGCGCAGCAGCAGATAGAGCACGATGCCGCCGGACATGGCGATCAGGCTCATGATCATCGGTGCGTTCCAGCCGTGCCAGATCGCCAGGCTGTACTCGGGCAGCGTGCCACCCACCACCGGCAATGCCGCCGCCGCGAGCAACGGGCCGACCACTTGAGCGGGGAACATCCCCACCACCAGGCAGGTGAACACCAGCAACTCCACTGGCGCACGCATCCAGCGCGGCGGCTCGTGCGGGGTGTGCGGCAGGTCGGTGGCGGTCGGGCCGAAGAACACGTCGACGGTGAAGCGCAGGGAATAGGCCACGCTGAACGTCCCGGCGATGGTCGCGACGATGGGCAGGGTCATCTCGATCCAGGCCGTGGCGTTGATGAACACGGTTTCGGCGAAGAACATCTCTTTGGACAGGAAGCCGTTGAGCAGCGGCACGCCGGCCATGGAGGCACTGGCGACCATGGCCAGGGTGGCGGTGAACGGGATCAGTTTGATCAGGCCACTGAGTTTGCGAATGTCGCGTGTGCCACTTTCGTGGTCGATGATCCCGGCGGCCATGAACAGCGAGGCTTTGAACGTGGCGTGGTTGAGAATGTGGAACACCGCGGCCACCGCGGCCAACGGACTGTTCAGCCCCAGCAGCAGGGTGATCAGGCCCAGATGGCTGATGGTCGAGTAGGCCAGCAGGCCCTTGAGGTCGTTCTGGAACATCGCGCAGTAAGCGCCGAGCAACAGGGTGCAGGCCCCGGCCCCGCTGACGATGTAGAACCACTCTTCACTGCCGGACAGCGACGGCCACAGGCGTGCGAGCAGGAACACCCCGGCCTTGACCATGGTCGCCGAGTGCAGATATGCCGAGACCGGTGTCGGCGCCGCCATGGCATGGGGCAGCCAGAAGTGGAAGGGGAATTGCGCGCTTTTGCTCAGGGCGCCGATCAGGATCAGGGGCAGCAGAATAGGGTAGAGGGCATGTGCGCGAATCAGATCGCCGGCGGCCAGGACCTTGTCCAGGTCATAGCTGCCGACCACATGGCCGAGCAGCATGACCCCTGCCAGCAGGCACAAACCGCCCGCGCCGGTGACCATCAACGCCATGTAGGCGCCACGTCGCGCGTCGGCGCGGTGGTGCCAGTAGCCGATCAACAGGAATGAGAAGAGGCTGGTCAGCTCCCAGAAAAACACGATCTGGATCAGGTTGCCGGAGATCACCAGCCCCAGCATGGCGCCCATGAACGCCAGGAAAAACGCGAAGAAACGCGGCACCGGATCGTCCGGTGACATGTAATAACGGGCGTACAGCGAAACCAGCGTGCCGATGCCCAGCACCAGCATCGAGAACAGCCAGGCGAAACCGTCCATGCGCAGCACGAAGTTCAGGCCCAGGCTGGGTAACCAGAAGAATTCTTCGCGGATCACGCCGCCATGGGCGATTTGCGGGTACAAGAGGGCGACCTGGACGGTGCCGATCAAGGCCACCAGGCCAGCCAACAGTGATTCGGTGTTACGCGCGTTGTGCGGCAGCAAGGCTGCCAGACAGCTGCCGATAAAAGGCAGAAGCAGTAGAACTATCAGGGACATAGGCTTCTAATCTGCGGAAGTTTGTGAAGCATCATACGTGCCAGCTCCCGGTTCGCCAAACGCCAAGCTGTCGCAGAATCCTACAAAGTAGACGGAAAATTCCTGTTTATCGTTGTATCAGGGAGCGCGATTTCGCCTGTCCCGGCCCCATCGAGGGCAGGCTCGCTCCCACAGAGATTTTGGTTGTACGCAAATCGCGTGTACACCTCCAGACCCTGTGGGAGCGGGCTTGCCCGCGATGGCTGTCTATCATGCAACGCAGATATTGCGGCTTAACCCTGTGCTTCCTGCTCCAGCTCTTCTTCAGGCGAAGCCACCTTACCCTTGGTCTTCAACTCACTGACAATCACCGCCGCCACAATCAACCCCGCCCCCACCAACGCAATCGCCGGCAAGCGCTCCCCGGCAATCCGCCCGACAATCCCGGCCCAGACCGGCTCCCCGGCGTATATCAACGTCGCCCGCGTCGGCGAAACACTTTTCTGCGCCCAGTTCATCGCCACCTGAATCGCCGCACTCGCCGCGCCCAGCCCCAATGCGCTGCACAACAGCAACCAGGAGAACCCCGGAATCACTTCCTGAGTCGGCACCACCATCAGAAACGCCAGCACCGAAGTCACCGCCAGTTGCACCACCGTCACCCGACGTACGTCGACCTGGCCGGCATAGGTGCTGATCAGAATGATCTCCGCCGCAATCGCCACGGCGCTGATCAGTGTGGCGATTTCACCGGCGCTGAAATTGAACGAAGCGCCGGACGGCCCCGACAACAACATTAACCCGGTAAAGGCCAGCATGATCCCGATGCTCGGCATCAACCCCGGACGACGCCCCAGCACCAGCCATTGCAGCAACGGCACGAACGGCACATACAGCGCGGTAATAAACGCCGACTGACTGCTGGGGATGCTCTGCAAGCCCACGGTCTGCAAGCCGTAACCGAGCATGATCGCCACGCCGATGAACGCCCCGGCCTTGAGTTCGAACAGGGTCAGTTCGCGCAGATGACGCCAGGAGAACAGGGCGACGATGCTCGCCGCCGCGGCAAAACGCAGGCCGACGAAGAACATCGGCCCGCTGACGGTCATCGCGTGCTGCACCAGCAAAAAGGTCCCGCCCCAGACTACGGTGATCAGCACCAGCACGCACTCAGCCTTGCTGAGCCGCGAGAAACGGGAGGAAGTGTGAGAAGCGTTCACCGACGTCATGACCTTGCGCACCACCTGAGGGAGACGCACAATGCGCCAGAAGTTGGGCAGTATACTGCGCAACACCACCCAGTGAGCAATATAGTGCACAGAGATTCCACCCAGCGGGCTTCGGTCCTCCAGCACGTCAGCCAGAACGTCCGCCGTTTGCGCCACGCCGCCGACATGAGCCAGACGGCCCTGGCGGAAAAGTCCGGGGTCAGCCGCCGGATGCTGGTGGCCATCGAGGCCGGCGAGAAGAACGTCAGCCTGACCACCCTCGACCGCGTGGCCGAAGCGCTGGACGTGGCGTTCAGCGACCTGATCCAGGCACCGGATGCTCGCGACCCAAGTCGCATCAATGAGTTGGCCTGGGCCGGGAAAATTCCTGGCAGCAAAGCCGTTCTATTGTCCAAGGCCACCGCCACCCGCGAGGTGGAACAATGGGAATGGTGCCTGCAACCCGGCGAAATTTACCCCTCGCAACCGGATGCCGAAGGCTACAGCGAACAGCTTTATGTATTCGAAGGTTGCCTGACCCTGATGCTCGGCGATCAGCCGCAGAAGATCGCTGCCGGCGAGTTCTTCATGTTTGCCAGCAACCAGCCGTATTCCTATCGCAACGATGGGGAAGTGGCGGCGCGGTTTGTGCGCAATGTGGTGATCTGACTGTTTGCAGACCAACACTGGATAAACACTTTGCTGATTTAAAGCTGCAAGTGTTTCTATAAAGATTTCACAACGTATTGAAATAGAACAAATTTAATTTCAGGCACGACTCCTGCAAAAGCTCTGGGGCATTCACCAGAGTTCCGGAGTCGGCCCATGACAGCCTCAGCCCAACCCCCTCACACTGCCCATGTGATCCACTCGGACGCCGAGGCCATCGCCGTCGCTCACAAGCTCGCCGCCCGCTTCGCCGTCGAGGCCGGTGTTCGCGACCGCGAGCGACGTCTGCCGGTGGCCGAGCTCGACGAGTTTTCCGCCAGCGGCCTCTGGGGCATCACCATTCCCAAGGAATACGGCGGCGCGGGCGTGTCTTACGTGACGGTCAGCGACGTGATCAAGATCATTTCCGCCGCCGACCCGTCCCTCGGCCAGATCCCGCAGAATCATCTCAGCGTGCTCGACATCCTGCTGCAAACCGCCACCGAAGAGCAGAAGCGCTACTACTTTGGCAAAGTCCTGCAGGGTTATCGTTTCGGCAACGCCTTCTCCGAATCCAAAAGCAAAAACGCCGGGGCTTTCGAAACCCGTATCCGTTTCGAGAAAGACACCGCGCAAATCGACGGCGAGAAGTTCTACTGCACCGGGGCCTTGTTCGCGCATATCGTGCCGGCGGTGGCGGTCGATGAACAGAACAAGGCGTTCATCGCCTTCATCGAGCGTGACAATCCCGGCCTGACCGTGATCGACAGCTGGGACGGTTTCGGCCAGCGCACCACCGCCAGCGGCGGCGTGACCCTGAGCGCGGTGAACGTGCCGTTGAGCGCGGTGATCCCGGCCCACAAGGCATTCGACGAGCCCACCGCTGACGGCCCGATCTCGCAAATCATCCAGGCCGCCGTAGACACCGGCATTGCCGTCGGTGCCCTGGAAGAAACCAAGCGCTACGCCCGCGAAGCCCGGCCGTGGATCGACAGCCAGCAGGATCACGGCTGGCAGGACCCGCTCAGCATCGCCGCCATCGGCGATCTGGAATGGCGGGTCCACGGTACCGAAGCGATCCTGAAAAAGGCCGGTCAGGCCATCGACGCTGCATTGCTCAGACCCAATGAAGACACCGTTGCCCGCGCCTCGGTCGTGGTTGCCCAGGCCAAAGTCCTGTCTGCCGAAATCGCTTTGCTTGCCAGCAGCAAACTCTTTGAACTCGCCGGTACCCGCTCGGTGCTCGGCAAGTACAACCTCGACCGTCACTGGCGCAACGCCCGGACGCACACCCTGCACGACCCGGCGCGCTGGAAATACCACCTGATCGGCAACTACCTGCTCAATGGCGTGAAACCCGCGCGCCACGCCTGGAACTGAGGAGCGACCCATGAACGCCTTGACCCAACCGATTGCCGCCGGGCAGCCCCTGGCCAAGAGTCAGCACGACCTGCACAACGCTCGCACCTTGCTCGACGCGACCCTGCGCTTCGTTCGTCAGCAGGCTCAACCCTGGGCCGGCAGTGGCCTCGCCAAAGCCACCGACGACCCTTACGTGATCAGCCGTTTCGGCGACTTGCAGATTCGCATTGAAGTGGCCGCCGCGTTGCTCGAGCGTGCCGAAGTGTTTCTGAATGGTGCTCAGGAGGATACAGAAATCACGATTGCCATTGCCGAGTCGCACCTGGCCAGCGCCGATGCGTTAAACACCGTGAGCAACGCTGAATTCGAACTCACCGGCCAGCGCACACCATTGCCGGGCTCCCTGAACGATCCGCTGCGCTGGAAACTTCACTTGATCGGCAATTTCCGCCTCAACGGCATTCATCCACCGAGTGTGCGGAGCACGGTTTGATGGCCCGTGAAATTCGGGCAGCGGCTATCGCGACCTGGCAGCGTTGCGGCGACAGGACCAAAAAGTGACGTCTGCCTGAATGACTTGAACACAACACACATCCCCACAATGGTTCGGTGGTGTTTTACAGATTGAGTTAACCCCTTCAGCCCGGCGGACCACCGCATATTTTTTTACCCCATGGATGAGAGGTAAGCCAATGAGCGTGCATGAACTCAAACGGCTGCCCATCGCGGACACCGCCGAATGGCAGGTCAAGGTGCCCCGGGCCCTGGAGCAGTTGCAGCACTGGGCTCAGGTCAGTCCGTTGCAACCGGCCCTGCGACACAAGCGCCACGGCCAGTGGTTCGTCTGGCGCTGGATCGATGCCTTGCGCGATGTCGAACGGTTGGCCGATGGCTTGCGCCAGCAGGGTTTTACCGAAAATTCGCGCCTGGCCTTGAGCGGTGCGTTCGAACCGAATCTGTTGCTGCTCGCGCTGGCCCCCCCGGCGCCCAGCCGGAGCCGACCTGGCTCGCCGAATTCAAACGGGACATCGCATGAACTCAATCGCCTATTATCGTCAAGGAGATGTCGGGATCGGTCGAGTGGCACTGCCCGGCACCGCCGATGAGTGACCGGCACGGGCGATATGCACGACTTCTATCTAAGTGAACATTGATCAGTGAGAACGCCATGACTGACACCCCACGCGGACAGGCGACCGACGCCATCCGTCACGCGGACATCCTGATCATCGGCGGCGGCCTGAGCGGCACGATGCTGGCGGCGCAGTTGTTGCGTTTACCGGGCAAACGCCAGGTGCTGGTAATCGAACCCCGCGCCGAACTCGGTCGGGGCGAGGCGTACAGCGCGGTCGAACTGGGCCATACGCTCAACGGCAACGCGGCGCGGATGAGCGTCGATCCGGACAACGCCGACGACCTGACCCAATGGCTGACCGAATACATCGCGGGCGGCGGTTGGCCTGAATCCGATGAGCAGCATGTGCCGGTCAGTGAACTGTTTCCGCCACGCGGTCTGTTTGGTGTTTATGTGCAGCAGCGTCTGGCCGAGGCGCAAACGGTGGGGGCAGTGAATGGCTCAACCGTCGAGCATGTACGGGCCGAGGTGGTTGCGCTGGAAACGTCGAACGATTCGGTACGGCTGAGCCTGAGTGACGGGCAGCAATTGCAGGGCGCTTACGCGGTGTTGGCGACCGGGATGTTTCCCGCCGCGCGTACGCCGCAGACTGAGTCCAGCGGCTTGAATGCGGCTGCGCTCGATCCTTGGGATGTCGCCGCCATGCGGCAGCTCGATCCGCAGTCGACGGTGCTGATCATTGGCTCCGGCCTGACCATGGTCGATGCGGTGGTGTCGCTGGAACAGGCCGGGCATCGCGGGCCGATCGACGTGTTTTCCCGCCATGGTTTGCTGCCCCATGTGCGGCGGCAGCCACCGGCCTGGAGCGATTTTCTGGCCGAGGACCACAGCGTTCGCACGCCGCGTCAGCTGGTACGCGAACTGCGTCGGCACTGTCGCGACGCCATCGCTCAGGGCATCGACTGGCAAGCGCCGCTGGACACCGTGCGGGCGCACATCGGGCGGTTGTGGAGTCAGGCGACAGATGTGCAGCGGCG belongs to Pseudomonas sp. B21-015 and includes:
- a CDS encoding acyl-CoA dehydrogenase, whose protein sequence is MNALTQPIAAGQPLAKSQHDLHNARTLLDATLRFVRQQAQPWAGSGLAKATDDPYVISRFGDLQIRIEVAAALLERAEVFLNGAQEDTEITIAIAESHLASADALNTVSNAEFELTGQRTPLPGSLNDPLRWKLHLIGNFRLNGIHPPSVRSTV
- a CDS encoding monovalent cation/H+ antiporter subunit A translates to MSLIVLLLLPFIGSCLAALLPHNARNTESLLAGLVALIGTVQVALLYPQIAHGGVIREEFFWLPSLGLNFVLRMDGFAWLFSMLVLGIGTLVSLYARYYMSPDDPVPRFFAFFLAFMGAMLGLVISGNLIQIVFFWELTSLFSFLLIGYWHHRADARRGAYMALMVTGAGGLCLLAGVMLLGHVVGSYDLDKVLAAGDLIRAHALYPILLPLILIGALSKSAQFPFHFWLPHAMAAPTPVSAYLHSATMVKAGVFLLARLWPSLSGSEEWFYIVSGAGACTLLLGAYCAMFQNDLKGLLAYSTISHLGLITLLLGLNSPLAAVAAVFHILNHATFKASLFMAAGIIDHESGTRDIRKLSGLIKLIPFTATLAMVASASMAGVPLLNGFLSKEMFFAETVFINATAWIEMTLPIVATIAGTFSVAYSLRFTVDVFFGPTATDLPHTPHEPPRWMRAPVELLVFTCLVVGMFPAQVVGPLLAAAALPVVGGTLPEYSLAIWHGWNAPMIMSLIAMSGGIVLYLLLRNQLKRGRFMHPPVIHHFNGKRLFERSLVIMMRLARRLERRISTKRLQTQLFVVVLAAVLAGLIPMLHSSLSWGDRAKIPGSIVFVILWLLAIACALGAAWQAKYHRLAALTMVSVCGLMTCVTFVWFSAPDLALTQLAVEVVTMVLILLGLRWLPRRIEEVSPLPSSLRKARVRRVRDLLLSIAVGGGMALLSYAMLTRQTPNDISSFYLSRALPEGGGSNVVNVMLVDFRGFDTLGEITVLVAVALAVFALLRRFRPPKESLQLPAQQRLLAPDVVTDLVNPRHASDTALGFMMVPAVLVRLLLPIAFVVSVYLFLRGHNQPGGGFVAGLVMSVAFILQYMVAGTQWVEAQMSLRPLRWMGTGLLFATVTGLGAMAAGYPFLTTHTWHFELPLLGDIHIASALFFDIGVYAVVVGSTLLILTALAHQSVRGHKTNAQTRPVAKAVVMQGAI
- a CDS encoding helix-turn-helix domain-containing protein → MHRDSTQRASVLQHVSQNVRRLRHAADMSQTALAEKSGVSRRMLVAIEAGEKNVSLTTLDRVAEALDVAFSDLIQAPDARDPSRINELAWAGKIPGSKAVLLSKATATREVEQWEWCLQPGEIYPSQPDAEGYSEQLYVFEGCLTLMLGDQPQKIAAGEFFMFASNQPYSYRNDGEVAARFVRNVVI
- a CDS encoding DMT family transporter → MHYIAHWVVLRSILPNFWRIVRLPQVVRKVMTSVNASHTSSRFSRLSKAECVLVLITVVWGGTFLLVQHAMTVSGPMFFVGLRFAAAASIVALFSWRHLRELTLFELKAGAFIGVAIMLGYGLQTVGLQSIPSSQSAFITALYVPFVPLLQWLVLGRRPGLMPSIGIMLAFTGLMLLSGPSGASFNFSAGEIATLISAVAIAAEIILISTYAGQVDVRRVTVVQLAVTSVLAFLMVVPTQEVIPGFSWLLLCSALGLGAASAAIQVAMNWAQKSVSPTRATLIYAGEPVWAGIVGRIAGERLPAIALVGAGLIVAAVIVSELKTKGKVASPEEELEQEAQG
- a CDS encoding SfnB family sulfur acquisition oxidoreductase translates to MTASAQPPHTAHVIHSDAEAIAVAHKLAARFAVEAGVRDRERRLPVAELDEFSASGLWGITIPKEYGGAGVSYVTVSDVIKIISAADPSLGQIPQNHLSVLDILLQTATEEQKRYYFGKVLQGYRFGNAFSESKSKNAGAFETRIRFEKDTAQIDGEKFYCTGALFAHIVPAVAVDEQNKAFIAFIERDNPGLTVIDSWDGFGQRTTASGGVTLSAVNVPLSAVIPAHKAFDEPTADGPISQIIQAAVDTGIAVGALEETKRYAREARPWIDSQQDHGWQDPLSIAAIGDLEWRVHGTEAILKKAGQAIDAALLRPNEDTVARASVVVAQAKVLSAEIALLASSKLFELAGTRSVLGKYNLDRHWRNARTHTLHDPARWKYHLIGNYLLNGVKPARHAWN